In Clostridium sp. SY8519, one genomic interval encodes:
- a CDS encoding (2Fe-2S)-binding protein, translating into MFDIQKKLEEIGPFLPEPDDDILVCRCEEVTKGEIRKAVHAGIMTIEELRRFLRCGMGLCQGQTCGMLTRRLIAKELNVPVREIEAATSRSPMRPIAMEIAGKDLGEQAE; encoded by the coding sequence ATGTTTGATATTCAGAAAAAATTAGAGGAAATCGGACCGTTTCTTCCGGAGCCGGATGATGATATTCTTGTCTGCCGATGCGAGGAAGTTACCAAAGGAGAAATCAGAAAAGCAGTGCATGCAGGAATTATGACCATTGAAGAGCTTCGCAGATTTCTGCGCTGCGGCATGGGACTGTGCCAGGGGCAGACCTGCGGAATGCTGACAAGAAGGCTGATCGCGAAAGAACTGAACGTTCCGGTACGTGAGATCGAAGCAGCGACATCCAGGTCGCCGATGCGTCCGATTGCAATGGAAATCGCCGGAAAAGATCTGGGTGAGCAGGCAGAATAG
- a CDS encoding FAD-dependent oxidoreductase, which yields MKVERKEFIVVGAGPAGLSAAIEAASRGIKATVFDENARPGGQLFKQIHKFFGSKEHKARVRGFRIGEELLEEANRLGVEVVLNATVIGLYKEKEIQVQIGTEVHHYKADAILVATGASENMVNFRGWTLPGVIGAGAAQTMMNLYRVKPGNRVLMLGTGNVGLVVAFQLMQAGCEVVALADAAPKIGGYGVHASKVARCGVPFYLSHTILEVEGTDCVTGVTIAEVDRNFEFLPGTEKHFDVDTVCVAVGLSPMAQLLKMDGAEMDDAGGTVPKCSAAGETSIPGIYAAGDVAGIEEASSAMIEGRMSGEAVAEYLGYVTEEERDHREKELMQSLDALRQGMFAPQNRGKKVEATEEGIAVSENLLRHGFIADDEIARFPGFRSEAKVHPVIECTQNIPCNPCQTACKMNCISIGEHITSLPISVEGSKCVDCGMCVASCSGQAIFLVSENPEEGTAEITIPYEFLPLPQEGDRGKGLSRSGEAICDAEIVRVRSGKAYDGTNLLTMKVPIAEKDRARFYAKA from the coding sequence ATGAAGGTAGAAAGAAAAGAATTTATTGTAGTTGGAGCCGGACCCGCCGGTCTTTCGGCAGCGATTGAAGCAGCCTCCCGCGGGATCAAAGCAACCGTATTTGATGAAAACGCGAGACCGGGCGGCCAGCTGTTTAAACAGATCCACAAGTTCTTCGGATCCAAGGAACACAAAGCCAGGGTCCGCGGATTCCGGATCGGCGAGGAACTCCTGGAGGAAGCGAACAGACTGGGCGTGGAAGTGGTGCTTAACGCTACGGTGATCGGACTTTACAAAGAGAAGGAAATACAGGTACAGATCGGTACAGAGGTCCATCATTATAAGGCGGACGCGATTCTGGTGGCCACAGGCGCATCGGAAAACATGGTGAACTTCAGGGGATGGACACTGCCCGGGGTAATCGGGGCAGGCGCGGCACAGACCATGATGAACCTGTATCGGGTAAAACCCGGCAACCGTGTGCTGATGCTTGGAACCGGAAATGTAGGACTGGTGGTGGCATTCCAGCTGATGCAGGCAGGGTGTGAAGTGGTGGCCCTTGCGGACGCGGCACCGAAAATCGGCGGTTACGGCGTGCATGCCTCCAAGGTCGCGCGCTGCGGCGTACCGTTTTATCTGTCCCATACGATCCTGGAAGTGGAAGGCACCGACTGTGTTACGGGTGTAACCATTGCGGAAGTAGACAGGAATTTTGAATTTCTTCCGGGCACGGAAAAACACTTCGATGTGGATACGGTCTGTGTGGCAGTAGGACTTTCGCCAATGGCACAGCTTCTGAAGATGGACGGGGCGGAAATGGATGACGCAGGCGGCACAGTTCCGAAATGCAGCGCGGCAGGTGAAACATCCATACCTGGAATCTACGCCGCCGGTGATGTGGCAGGAATCGAAGAGGCGTCCTCCGCCATGATCGAAGGCCGCATGAGCGGAGAAGCTGTGGCCGAATATCTGGGCTATGTGACGGAAGAAGAGCGGGATCACAGAGAAAAGGAACTGATGCAGTCTCTGGATGCGCTGCGTCAGGGAATGTTTGCTCCCCAGAACCGGGGAAAAAAGGTGGAGGCCACAGAGGAAGGAATCGCAGTTTCTGAAAATCTTCTCAGGCATGGATTTATCGCGGATGATGAAATCGCGAGATTCCCCGGTTTCCGTTCGGAAGCAAAAGTGCATCCGGTGATCGAGTGTACGCAGAATATTCCCTGCAACCCGTGCCAGACAGCATGCAAAATGAACTGCATCTCCATCGGGGAGCATATCACGTCGCTGCCGATTTCTGTGGAAGGCAGCAAATGTGTGGACTGCGGCATGTGTGTGGCCAGCTGCTCCGGGCAGGCAATCTTTCTGGTCAGCGAGAATCCGGAAGAGGGAACTGCGGAAATTACCATTCCTTATGAATTTTTGCCGCTGCCCCAGGAGGGAGACAGAGGAAAAGGTCTATCCAGAAGCGGGGAGGCGATCTGCGATGCCGAGATTGTCCGGGTGCGTTCCGGCAAAGCTTATGACGGAACCAACCTGTTGACCATGAAAGTGCCGATTGCGGAAAAAGACCGGGCAAGATTTTATGCAAAAGCCTGA
- a CDS encoding (2Fe-2S)-binding protein → MDRISEHPILGTEHKGKQVTFTCDGKTYQGYEGEPIAMALRVNGIMIHRYTAKHHEPRGVFCAIGRCTDCVMIVNGQPNVRTCITPLQEGMKIQTQYGVSAREEA, encoded by the coding sequence ATGGATCGAATCAGCGAGCATCCAATTCTTGGGACGGAACATAAAGGAAAACAAGTGACTTTTACCTGTGACGGAAAGACGTATCAGGGATACGAGGGGGAACCGATTGCCATGGCGCTGCGGGTCAATGGCATCATGATCCATCGTTACACCGCGAAACACCATGAGCCCCGGGGCGTGTTCTGCGCGATCGGGAGATGTACGGACTGTGTCATGATCGTCAATGGACAGCCTAATGTGCGTACCTGCATTACGCCACTGCAGGAGGGTATGAAAATTCAGACGCAGTATGGGGTATCCGCCAGGGAGGAGGCTTGA
- a CDS encoding APC family permease gives MMKEKTLGLGNVVSVSVGLVIATSCLVSLGQGAGQIGVLFIAAMVIACLFNMLTMATMSELNALMPNVTGGLAQYTLAGIGPIPTIVLMVGGYMVSNVLSCGVEASIFAYAMGEIIHLPFGIPNYFWTVLASVIILIANLRGVDMFAKVQNLVSYLLLGSMLIMGVIGMLGMGTGAEVSQPAVMNATPLNVVSMTAVAFWLFIGAEYAIPISKNVKNAKRNVPLGMFIGLAIICGIQSIMVLGFHNYTNWQDLTSSAAPHLLYGMALLGKPGQIWMTVVSALAVVSTQNSTVQGLSNIFSGMAKTNLMPQFFGKLNRKSVPHIGVWFVSVAIMIFAYISQDSSDRISFLILVGSVFWMASYIAAHVDLLVFRHRLPKAPRSFKVPLGPVLPLVGIAGTVYMILNISTDPVERAKIWLVTAAVLGVLFVYSIFWIRIKMKIPLFQPVPMEKVMAMENIMYYRIRKSRGIWK, from the coding sequence ATGATGAAAGAAAAAACACTTGGCCTGGGAAATGTGGTGTCCGTCTCCGTCGGACTGGTCATTGCCACAAGCTGTCTGGTATCACTGGGACAGGGAGCAGGCCAGATCGGTGTATTGTTTATCGCGGCAATGGTGATTGCCTGCCTGTTCAATATGCTGACGATGGCCACCATGTCAGAACTGAATGCGCTGATGCCCAACGTAACCGGCGGGCTGGCACAGTACACACTGGCCGGCATCGGACCGATACCCACCATTGTGCTGATGGTTGGCGGATACATGGTATCCAATGTACTGTCCTGCGGCGTGGAAGCATCGATTTTTGCTTATGCCATGGGTGAGATCATTCATCTGCCCTTCGGAATACCCAATTATTTCTGGACGGTACTGGCTTCTGTGATTATTCTGATCGCGAATCTGCGGGGCGTGGATATGTTTGCCAAAGTGCAGAACCTGGTCAGCTATCTGCTGCTGGGCTCCATGCTGATTATGGGTGTCATCGGAATGCTGGGCATGGGAACCGGGGCGGAAGTCAGCCAGCCGGCGGTGATGAACGCGACCCCGCTGAATGTGGTATCCATGACGGCAGTGGCGTTCTGGCTGTTTATCGGGGCGGAATACGCGATACCGATATCCAAAAATGTAAAGAACGCAAAGCGGAATGTGCCGCTGGGAATGTTCATCGGGCTGGCCATTATCTGCGGCATTCAGTCCATTATGGTTCTGGGATTCCACAATTATACCAACTGGCAGGATCTGACTTCTTCCGCGGCGCCGCATCTGCTGTATGGTATGGCGCTGTTAGGAAAACCGGGGCAGATCTGGATGACGGTTGTCTCCGCCCTGGCTGTCGTCAGCACACAGAATTCAACGGTGCAGGGACTGTCCAACATCTTTTCCGGTATGGCCAAGACCAATCTGATGCCCCAGTTTTTCGGAAAACTGAACAGAAAATCTGTGCCGCATATCGGCGTATGGTTTGTGTCTGTGGCGATTATGATTTTTGCTTATATCAGCCAGGATTCATCTGACCGTATCAGTTTCCTGATTCTGGTAGGCTCTGTATTCTGGATGGCTTCCTATATCGCGGCCCATGTGGATCTGCTGGTGTTCCGGCATCGGCTGCCGAAAGCGCCCCGAAGCTTCAAGGTTCCGCTGGGGCCGGTGCTTCCGCTGGTCGGCATTGCGGGAACCGTGTATATGATTCTGAATATTTCAACAGACCCTGTGGAACGGGCAAAAATCTGGCTGGTAACGGCGGCTGTCCTTGGCGTGCTGTTTGTCTACTCCATATTCTGGATCCGGATTAAGATGAAAATCCCGCTGTTTCAGCCTGTGCCGATGGAAAAGGTAATGGCCATGGAAAACATCATGTATTACCGAATCCGAAAGAGCAGGGGAATCTGGAAATAG
- a CDS encoding P-II family nitrogen regulator, translated as MAGLSRIEIICDMSKFQTLKRCLSESDLRVGGMTFTQVLGCGIEKGTKEYEVDENYEMELLPKIQVAVVVDSDAVDALTQTLMKELYTGHIGDGKIFVYSLDNVIRIRTGDEGTDAL; from the coding sequence ATGGCAGGATTATCAAGAATAGAAATTATCTGTGATATGTCGAAATTTCAGACCTTAAAAAGATGCTTAAGCGAAAGCGATCTGCGCGTGGGAGGAATGACTTTTACTCAGGTGCTGGGCTGCGGTATTGAAAAGGGAACCAAAGAATACGAAGTGGACGAGAATTATGAAATGGAATTGCTTCCTAAGATTCAGGTTGCGGTGGTGGTAGATTCCGATGCTGTGGATGCTTTGACCCAGACCTTGATGAAGGAGCTGTATACCGGACATATCGGTGACGGAAAGATATTTGTCTACAGTCTGGACAACGTGATCCGCATCCGCACCGGCGATGAGGGAACGGACGCGCTGTAA
- a CDS encoding tyramine oxidase subunit B yields the protein MSAKIDFLYLSEPDMIRAGVKDMAACIASMEDMLLLLKKGDYMMGGENHNSHGCMVTFPDDPKFPGMPKNTQDRRFMAMPAYLGGRYQMAGVKWYGSNIENKKKGLPRSILTLTLNDKDTGAPLAFMSANLLSAYRTGGIPGVGAKYLARKDSETAAVIGPGVMGKTSLAAFAAVCPKLHRVKIKGRGRKSIDSFIAFVKKEYPQFDEIIVCETEEEAVRDADVISFTTTAMTDDDPAIVETYPYISGDWVKPGAFISMPSAARFDDEFLGTCKFVVDNRKLYEAWASEYPYPTYPKMGIIGCKFTDLIHEGKASGEDLTDMADIIEGKAEGRTSEDQVIIYSVGGMPVEDVAWGCSVYRRAVKEGIGTKLNLWETPEMA from the coding sequence ATGAGTGCAAAAATTGATTTTCTATATTTAAGCGAACCGGATATGATTCGGGCGGGAGTCAAGGATATGGCGGCCTGTATTGCATCCATGGAGGATATGCTCCTTCTTCTGAAAAAGGGAGATTACATGATGGGCGGGGAGAACCATAACTCTCACGGCTGCATGGTGACGTTCCCGGATGACCCGAAATTTCCGGGCATGCCGAAAAACACCCAGGACCGCAGATTCATGGCCATGCCCGCATATCTGGGCGGACGCTACCAGATGGCCGGTGTGAAATGGTATGGCTCCAATATCGAAAACAAAAAGAAAGGGCTGCCCCGTTCCATTCTGACTCTGACCCTGAATGATAAGGATACCGGAGCTCCGCTGGCGTTCATGTCCGCCAACCTGCTGTCCGCGTACCGCACCGGCGGAATCCCGGGGGTAGGCGCAAAATATCTGGCCAGGAAAGATTCGGAGACGGCAGCAGTGATCGGACCGGGAGTCATGGGAAAAACTTCTCTTGCGGCTTTTGCGGCGGTCTGTCCGAAACTTCACCGGGTAAAGATCAAGGGAAGAGGAAGAAAATCCATAGATTCTTTCATCGCGTTTGTTAAGAAAGAATATCCGCAGTTTGATGAAATCATCGTGTGTGAGACAGAGGAAGAGGCCGTCAGGGACGCGGATGTGATCTCTTTTACCACCACGGCAATGACGGATGATGATCCGGCGATCGTGGAAACCTATCCTTATATCAGCGGAGACTGGGTGAAACCGGGAGCATTTATTTCCATGCCAAGCGCGGCGCGGTTTGATGATGAGTTCCTCGGCACGTGCAAATTCGTGGTGGACAACCGGAAGCTTTATGAAGCCTGGGCCAGCGAGTACCCTTATCCCACCTATCCGAAAATGGGAATCATCGGATGCAAATTTACCGACCTGATTCATGAGGGCAAAGCCTCCGGGGAAGACCTGACCGATATGGCGGACATCATTGAAGGAAAAGCGGAAGGAAGGACTTCGGAAGATCAGGTCATTATCTATTCCGTAGGCGGTATGCCGGTGGAAGATGTGGCCTGGGGCTGCAGCGTATACCGGAGGGCGGTCAAAGAAGGAATCGGAACAAAATTAAATCTCTGGGAAACACCGGAAATGGCGTAA
- a CDS encoding cytidylate kinase-like family protein: MKKMIITIGRQYGSGGHAIAEKVAEELGIHFYDEAKISASAQKKGLNVAKKDETKDVTDFGNYLIKKYDPMLQKTEQDEIFDLEEQTILTAAAEGSAVFVGHCANYVLRDEPDLLSIFIYAPAEFRIRRVMEVYGAADRGRAIRIIKKTDRTRRNYNRYYSEYEWGGTEGNHFLMDSSIFGIEETAHLIAEIARKHFKE, from the coding sequence ATGAAGAAAATGATTATTACCATCGGACGTCAATATGGAAGCGGCGGACATGCCATTGCTGAAAAAGTAGCGGAAGAATTGGGAATCCATTTTTATGATGAGGCGAAAATCAGCGCGTCGGCGCAGAAAAAAGGGCTGAATGTGGCGAAAAAAGATGAGACCAAAGATGTGACCGATTTCGGCAACTATCTCATTAAAAAATACGATCCGATGCTTCAGAAAACCGAGCAGGATGAGATTTTTGATCTGGAGGAACAGACGATCCTGACAGCGGCGGCAGAGGGGTCCGCAGTATTTGTCGGGCACTGCGCCAACTATGTGCTGCGGGATGAGCCGGATCTGCTGTCGATCTTTATCTACGCGCCGGCGGAGTTCCGGATTCGCCGCGTGATGGAAGTGTACGGCGCAGCAGACAGGGGCCGGGCGATCCGGATCATCAAGAAAACAGACCGGACCCGGAGAAACTACAACCGCTATTATTCCGAGTATGAATGGGGCGGAACCGAGGGAAATCATTTTCTGATGGACAGCAGTATTTTCGGGATTGAGGAAACGGCCCATCTGATTGCGGAAATCGCGAGAAAACACTTCAAAGAGTAA
- a CDS encoding IS3 family transposase, whose translation MLLVCEGLFGRIKNEFFYNQDWTGVTVEEFSRELDRHLHWYNEKRIKKSLGYLSPVEYRRSLGLVA comes from the coding sequence ATGCTGCTTGTGTGTGAAGGGTTATTTGGACGAATAAAAAATGAGTTCTTCTACAATCAGGACTGGACGGGTGTGACCGTGGAAGAATTCTCACGTGAGTTAGATCGTCACCTCCATTGGTACAATGAAAAAAGAATCAAGAAATCGTTAGGGTATTTGAGCCCTGTGGAGTACAGGCGATCTCTTGGATTGGTTGCCTAG
- a CDS encoding IS3 family transposase — translation MRAGLSRSSYYYQIKAFAAEDKYEYLRHEVVRIFLENKARYGHRRIHAELKKTWIKVSEKVVRRVMKEEELEGKIRKARKYSSYKGEISPAVPNEAQRDFHSEKPYELLLSDISEFAIPAGKGYLSPAVDCFDGMLVTWRISEHPNADLVNGMLDDVIANIGTKSKPIIHTDRGCHYRWPGWIERMKINGYTRSMSQKGCSPDNAACV, via the coding sequence TTGAGGGCTGGACTGTCAAGGAGTAGTTACTACTATCAGATAAAGGCTTTTGCAGCAGAAGATAAATATGAGTATCTGCGTCATGAAGTTGTTCGTATATTCCTTGAAAACAAAGCTCGGTATGGACATCGCAGGATCCATGCAGAACTAAAAAAGACATGGATAAAGGTCTCGGAGAAAGTCGTTCGTAGAGTGATGAAGGAAGAGGAGCTTGAAGGAAAAATCCGAAAAGCCAGGAAATACAGTTCGTATAAGGGGGAAATCAGTCCTGCTGTTCCAAACGAAGCACAGAGGGATTTTCACAGCGAGAAACCATACGAACTTCTTTTGTCGGATATCAGTGAGTTTGCTATTCCGGCAGGCAAGGGATATCTGTCTCCGGCAGTAGACTGCTTCGATGGAATGCTGGTCACGTGGAGAATAAGCGAACATCCAAATGCCGATCTCGTCAACGGCATGCTCGACGATGTGATTGCGAACATAGGCACAAAATCCAAACCAATCATTCATACGGATCGAGGATGCCACTATCGATGGCCAGGTTGGATCGAGAGAATGAAGATAAACGGATATACCAGATCCATGTCACAGAAAGGGTGCTCTCCAGATAATGCTGCTTGTGTGTGA
- a CDS encoding radical SAM protein — translation MDRKGFFNSIKKMDLSDGEAISRMIEKKGIYKESDTFPLASLQFELTSRCNAFCRHCYNNSGAENIVKDEMTSKEWIRFSNYLVEHGGIFECIISGGEPLLIGNDIFKIMDILHDDGTIFTFLTNGFLLDTEKIHKLEKYKYHWLQISIDGLREEYHDWFRNCKGSWKKAVEAAKKVSESNIPLKIAHCVTPTNINEIGAMCDFAFSIGAKEIIAGELSLSGRTFLNRELLLTDIQRKEMISIIHEKQEQYNGKMRIKSSNSVKKGLERHREIPYSNAVIRSNGDIRLDGMAPFVVGNILKDDFAAVWKNRIKDSWEDKRVSEFIDSFEIDDRNYKFVNYIDVDIYI, via the coding sequence ATGGATAGAAAAGGATTTTTTAATAGTATAAAAAAGATGGATTTATCAGATGGCGAAGCTATCAGTAGAATGATTGAAAAAAAGGGTATCTATAAGGAATCTGATACATTTCCTTTGGCATCTTTACAATTTGAATTGACTTCACGTTGCAATGCTTTTTGCCGACACTGTTATAATAATTCCGGTGCGGAAAACATTGTAAAAGATGAAATGACATCAAAAGAATGGATACGTTTTTCAAATTACCTTGTAGAACATGGAGGTATATTTGAGTGCATTATATCTGGTGGAGAACCTCTATTAATAGGCAATGACATTTTTAAGATAATGGATATTTTACATGATGATGGAACAATATTTACATTTCTTACAAATGGTTTTTTGTTAGATACTGAGAAAATTCATAAATTAGAAAAGTATAAATATCATTGGTTACAAATATCAATTGATGGCTTGCGAGAAGAGTATCATGATTGGTTTAGAAATTGCAAAGGAAGTTGGAAAAAAGCAGTTGAAGCTGCTAAAAAAGTGTCCGAAAGCAACATTCCGTTAAAAATAGCTCATTGTGTTACACCTACTAATATAAATGAAATCGGAGCTATGTGTGATTTTGCATTTAGTATTGGTGCGAAAGAAATTATTGCTGGGGAACTAAGCTTAAGTGGGCGGACGTTTCTAAATAGAGAATTACTGCTTACGGATATTCAGCGTAAAGAAATGATAAGTATCATTCATGAAAAACAAGAACAGTATAATGGAAAAATGAGGATAAAGAGTTCCAATAGTGTGAAAAAGGGTTTAGAACGACATAGGGAAATTCCATATTCTAATGCCGTCATTAGATCAAATGGTGATATTCGACTAGATGGAATGGCTCCATTTGTAGTTGGAAATATATTGAAAGATGATTTTGCTGCAGTATGGAAAAATAGAATAAAAGACAGCTGGGAAGATAAGCGAGTATCGGAATTTATTGACAGTTTTGAAATTGATGATAGAAACTATAAATTTGTGAATTATATTGATGTTGATATTTATATTTAA
- a CDS encoding radical SAM protein, producing the protein MKSARHLWESVIRLLVTQVLVFRLKSIFANGIFIKSTLLIGGVFFIWEGIIVYLSLNDETYLVKGKVNGCIYSFKSRKMYSVNTALMEKIEQINEHEMTKDDIDDELKSVIDVFIKNEIIVQKNFHERHDIEDLKCQTVPSFAWIEITTKCNLKCKHCYNDSHPQRDESMSLQNFRTVVDKLKNLGITRIQIIGGEPFMEGAVLKDMLDYSKNKFEFIEVFTNGTLMDDEWIKYIKENGIHIALSVYSYIETEHDKVTDSIGSYKKTNDTIKKLEAADIPYRVCNVLMKDLCLGVKNTDLYELNPSKDVVRMSGRANTCLLSEELVRKKLITKETFRKPLNKEMSIKMINGHNCFNNKLYISADLKIYPCVMERRMMHGMIESNSDIILSKKIRELNKDRVSGCSLCEYRYNCFDCRSDSISEIIDEKPWYCTYIPEEGKWIDVDQFIAELREKEII; encoded by the coding sequence GTGAAGAGTGCTCGCCATTTATGGGAGAGTGTTATCCGGTTGCTTGTAACCCAGGTTCTTGTTTTCCGGCTTAAAAGTATTTTTGCAAACGGAATATTTATAAAAAGCACGTTACTGATTGGTGGCGTGTTTTTTATATGGGAGGGGATAATTGTGTATTTATCGTTGAACGATGAAACCTATTTAGTTAAAGGGAAAGTAAATGGATGCATATATAGTTTTAAATCAAGAAAAATGTATTCTGTCAATACTGCATTAATGGAAAAGATAGAACAAATAAACGAACATGAGATGACCAAAGATGATATAGATGATGAGCTAAAATCAGTAATTGATGTATTTATTAAGAATGAAATTATTGTTCAAAAGAACTTTCATGAAAGGCATGATATAGAAGATCTAAAATGTCAGACGGTTCCGTCATTTGCATGGATAGAGATAACTACAAAATGTAATCTAAAATGTAAGCATTGTTACAATGATTCGCATCCTCAGAGAGATGAATCAATGTCATTACAAAATTTTCGTACAGTTGTAGATAAGTTAAAGAACTTAGGAATTACAAGAATACAAATTATTGGTGGGGAACCTTTTATGGAAGGCGCCGTTCTTAAGGATATGCTTGATTATTCAAAAAATAAATTTGAATTTATTGAAGTATTTACAAACGGAACACTTATGGATGATGAATGGATCAAGTACATAAAAGAGAATGGGATACATATTGCATTGTCTGTTTACTCATATATAGAAACAGAACATGACAAAGTAACAGATAGTATAGGTTCTTATAAGAAAACAAATGATACTATTAAAAAACTTGAGGCAGCTGATATTCCTTATAGAGTATGTAATGTACTCATGAAAGACTTATGTTTGGGGGTTAAGAACACAGATTTGTATGAATTGAATCCATCAAAAGATGTTGTGCGTATGTCTGGACGTGCTAATACATGCTTATTGTCAGAAGAGTTAGTTAGAAAAAAGTTAATCACAAAGGAAACGTTTAGGAAACCTTTGAACAAAGAAATGTCAATTAAAATGATAAACGGACATAATTGCTTTAATAATAAATTATATATTTCAGCGGATTTAAAAATATATCCTTGTGTTATGGAACGGAGAATGATGCATGGAATGATTGAATCAAATTCTGATATTATACTCAGCAAGAAAATAAGAGAATTAAATAAAGATAGGGTCAGTGGATGTTCACTATGTGAATATAGATATAATTGTTTTGACTGTCGCTCAGATAGTATAAGTGAAATAATTGATGAAAAACCATGGTATTGTACTTATATTCCGGAAGAAGGCAAATGGATTGATGTGGATCAATTCATTGCGGAGTTAAGAGAAAAAGAAATAATCTAA
- a CDS encoding helix-turn-helix domain-containing protein — translation MYTKKQVEEALRFYRKCGSATLTVRCLGYPSRAMLYNWAENEEKAKNPRKENGTLHCPSKPRFSVDEKINAVKRCFEGKESVELVAREIGCSNVTIYNWRNKYIREGVFSLMDENRKNELKML, via the coding sequence ATGTACACAAAAAAGCAAGTAGAAGAAGCATTGAGATTTTATCGAAAATGCGGATCTGCGACATTGACAGTGAGATGCTTAGGATATCCCAGCCGTGCGATGCTGTATAACTGGGCTGAAAACGAGGAGAAAGCAAAGAACCCACGAAAAGAAAATGGAACTTTACATTGTCCGTCGAAACCCAGGTTTTCAGTCGATGAGAAAATTAATGCGGTAAAACGTTGCTTTGAGGGGAAAGAGTCTGTAGAGTTAGTAGCAAGGGAGATTGGATGCAGCAATGTTACGATCTATAACTGGCGCAATAAATATATCCGGGAAGGAGTATTTTCTCTCATGGATGAAAATAGAAAAAACGAACTCAAAATGTTATAG
- a CDS encoding IS256 family transposase, whose translation MYKPKPMTENKRNIMQGLFEEYDIETADDIQNALKDLLSGTIQEMLEAEMDNHLGYEKYERSSEPNDRNGTKSKGVRSKYGEFEVDVPQDRQSTFSPKVLPKRKKDISSIDEKIISMYAKGMSTRQISDTIEDIYGFEVSEGMVSDITDKLLPKIEEWQNRPLSAVYPIVFIDAVHFSVRDDGVIRKLAAYVVLGINDEGKKEILTIVIGENESSKYWLSVLNSLKNRGIQDILILCSDGLTGIKDAISTAFSKTEQQRCIVHMERNTLKYVANKDMKSFAKDLKTIDTAADEKAALEQVDRVTEKWSGQYPHARNRWHENWDAILPIFKFSKDVRTAFYTTNAIESLNSSFRRLNRQRSVFPSSQALLKALYLSSFEIYKKWTMPIRNWGRVRGELSIMYPGRMPE comes from the coding sequence ATCTACAAACCGAAACCCATGACAGAAAACAAAAGAAATATCATGCAGGGGCTGTTTGAAGAGTACGATATCGAAACAGCGGATGATATTCAGAACGCCCTGAAAGATCTGCTGTCCGGAACGATCCAGGAAATGCTGGAAGCTGAAATGGACAACCACCTTGGCTACGAAAAGTATGAGCGTTCTTCTGAACCAAATGATCGAAACGGAACAAAGTCCAAAGGCGTCCGCAGTAAATATGGTGAGTTTGAGGTAGATGTCCCACAGGACCGGCAAAGCACCTTTTCCCCTAAAGTCCTTCCGAAACGTAAAAAAGATATTTCGTCAATCGATGAAAAAATCATATCCATGTACGCAAAGGGAATGTCCACACGTCAGATTTCGGATACGATCGAAGACATTTATGGCTTCGAGGTGAGTGAAGGCATGGTCTCTGATATTACCGACAAGTTGCTGCCCAAAATTGAAGAATGGCAGAACCGGCCGCTCTCCGCAGTATATCCGATCGTTTTTATTGATGCGGTTCATTTTTCTGTTCGTGATGACGGCGTGATACGAAAACTTGCTGCCTATGTTGTCTTGGGAATCAATGATGAAGGCAAAAAAGAAATCCTAACGATTGTGATTGGCGAAAATGAAAGCAGCAAATACTGGCTGAGTGTATTAAATAGCTTAAAAAACCGTGGGATACAGGATATCTTGATCCTTTGTTCCGATGGTCTGACGGGAATTAAGGATGCCATCAGCACTGCCTTTTCTAAAACAGAACAGCAGCGCTGTATTGTCCATATGGAGCGTAATACGTTGAAATATGTCGCGAACAAGGACATGAAATCATTTGCCAAGGACCTAAAGACGATTGATACAGCTGCGGATGAAAAGGCCGCGCTGGAGCAGGTTGACCGCGTAACAGAAAAATGGTCCGGTCAGTATCCCCATGCCAGGAACCGCTGGCATGAAAACTGGGATGCGATTTTGCCCATTTTCAAATTTTCGAAAGACGTGCGGACGGCTTTCTATACGACAAATGCGATCGAATCCTTAAATTCGTCGTTCCGCCGACTGAACCGGCAGCGCAGCGTTTTCCCGAGTTCCCAAGCCTTGCTAAAAGCTTTATATTTATCATCCTTCGAAATATACAAAAAATGGACTATGCCGATCCGGAACTGGGGCAGAGTCCGCGGAGAATTATCGATCATGTATCCGGGACGGATGCCTGAATAA